One window of Mus caroli chromosome 11, CAROLI_EIJ_v1.1, whole genome shotgun sequence genomic DNA carries:
- the Mink1 gene encoding misshapen-like kinase 1 isoform X4 — protein sequence MGDPAPARSLDDIDLSALRDPAGIFELVEVVGNGTYGQVYKGRHVKTGQLAAIKVMDVTEDEEEEIKQEINMLKKYSHHRNIATYYGAFIKKSPPGNDDQLWLVMEFCGAGSVTDLVKNTKGNALKEDCIAYICREILRGLAHLHAHKVIHRDIKGQNVLLTENAEVKLVDFGVSAQLDRTVGRRNTFIGTPYWMAPEVIACDENPDATYDYRSDIWSLGITAIEMAEGAPPLCDMHPMRALFLIPRNPPPRLKSKKWSKKFTDFIDTCLIKTYLSRPPTEQLLKFPFIRDQPTERQVRIQLKDHIDRSRKKRGEKEETEYEYSGSEEEDDSHGEEGEPSSIMNVPGESTLRREFLRLQQENKSNSEALKQQQQQLQQQQQRDPEAHIKHLLHQRQRRIEEQKEERRRVEEQQRREREQRKLQEKEQQRRLEDMQALRREEERRQAEREQEYKRKQLEEQRQSERLQRQLQQEHAYLKSLQQQQQQQQLQKQQQQQQILPGDRKPLYHYGRGINPADKPAWAREVEERARMNKQQNSPLAKAKPSSAGPEPPISQASPSPPGPLSQTPPMQRPVEPQEGPHKSLVAHRVPLKPYAAPVPRSQSLQDQPTRNLAAFPASHDPDPAAVPTPTATPSARGAVIRQNSDPTSEGPGPSPNPPSWVRPDNEAPPKVPQRTSSIATALNTSGAGGSRPAQAVRARPRSNSAWQIYLQRRAERGTPKPPGPPAQPPGPPNASSNPDLRRSDPGWERSDSVLPASHGHLPQAGSLERNRNRVGASTKLDSSPVLSPGNKAKPEDHRSRPGRPASYKRAIGEDFVLLKERTLDEAPKPPKKAMDYSSSSEEVESSEEEEEEGDGEPSEGSRDTPGGRSDGDTDSVSTMVVHDVEEISGTQPSYGGGTMVVQRTPEEERSLLLADSNGYTNLPDVVQPSHSPTENSKGQSPPTKDGGSDYQSRGLVKAPGKSSFTMFVDLGIYQPGGSGDTIPITALVGGEGGRLDQLQFDVRKGSVVNVNPTNTRAHSETPEIRKYKKRFNSEILCAALWGVNLLVGTENGLMLLDRSGQGKVYGLIGRRRFQQMDVLEGLNLLITISGKRNKLRVYYLSWLRNKILHNDPEVEKKQGWTTVGDMEGCGHYRVVKYERIKFLVIALKNSVEVYAWAPKPYHKFMAFKSFADLPHRPLLVDLTVEEGQRLKVIYGSSAGFHAVDVDSGNSYDIYIPVHIQSQITPHAIIFLPNTDGMEMLLCYEDEGVYVNTYGRIIKDVVLQWGEMPTSVAYICSNQIMGWGEKAIEIRSVETGHLDGVFMHKRAQRLKFLCERNDKVFFASVRSGGSSQVYFMTLNRNCIMNW from the exons gacCCTGCAGGAATCTTTGAGCTGGTGGAGGTGGTTGGCAATGGAACCTATGGGCAGGTATACAAG GGGCGGCACGTCAAGACTGGGCAGCTGGCTGCCATTAAGGTCATGGATGTCACAGAG gatgaggaggaagagatcaAACAGGAAATCAACATGTTAAAGAAGTACTCTCACCATCGCAATATTGCCACCTACTATGGGGCCTTTATCAAGAAGAGCCCTCCTGGGAACGATGACCAGCTCTGG CTGGTGATGGAGTTCTGCGGTGCTGGTTCAGTGACCGACCTGGTAAAGAACACAAAAGGGAACGCACTGAAGGAGGATTGCATTGCTTACATCTGCAGGGAGATTCTCAGG GGTCTTGCCCATCTCCATGCCCACAAGGTGATCCACCGAGATATCAAGGGACAAAATGTGCTGCTGACAGAGAATGCTGAAGTCAAGCTAG TGGATTTTGGGGTGAGTGCTCAGCTGGACCGCACTGTGGGCAGGCGGAACACTTTCATTGGGACCCCATACTGGATGGCTCCAGAAGTCATTGCCTGTGACGAGAACCCCGATGCCACCTATGACTACAGG aGTGACATTTGGTCTCTAGGAATCACAGCCATTGAAATGGCAGAGGGAGCCCCCC CTCTGTGTGACATGCACCCTATGCGGGCCCTCTTCCTCATCCCTCGGAACCCTCCCCCCAGGCTCAAGTCAAAGAAATG GTCTAAGAAGTTCACTGACTTCATCGACACGTGTCTCATCAAGACTTACCTGAGCCGCCCACCCACCGAACAGTTACTCAAATTCCCCTTCATCCGAGACCAGCCCACGGAGCGGCAGGTCCGCATCCAGCTCAAGGACCACATCGACCGCTCGCGGAAGAAGCGGGGTGAGAAAG AGGAGACAGAGTATGAGTACAGCGGCAGTGAGGAGGAAGACGACAGCCATGGAGAGGAAGGCGAGCCAAG CTCCATCATGAATGTGCCTGGTGAGTCCACACTGCGAAGAGAATTCCTCAGACTCCAGCAGGAGAATAAGAGCAACTCTGAGGCTttaaagcagcagcagcagcagctgcaacaacagcagcagcggGACCCGGAGGCACACATCAAACACCTGCTGCACCAACGGCAGCGCCGCatagaggagcagaaggaggagcgGCGACGTGTGGAAGAG CAACAGCGGCGAGAGCGAGAACAGCGTAAGCTGCAGGAGAAGGAGCAGCAGCGGCGATTGGAAGATATGCAAGCCCTACGACGAGAGGAAGAGAGGCGGCAAGCAGAGCGGGAACAG GAATACAAGCGGAAGCAGCTGGAGGAGCAGCGGCAGTCGGAGCGGCTGCAGAGACAGCTGCAGCAGGAGCACGCCTACCTCAAgtccctgcagcagcagcagcagcagcagcagctccagaagcagcagcagcagcagcagatcctGCCTGGAGACAGGAAGCCCCTGTATCATTACGGTCGGGGCATAAATCCTGCTGACAAGCCAGCATGGGCCCGCGAG GTGGAAGAGAGAGCACGGATGAACAAGCAACAGAACTCTCCCTTGGCCAAGGCAAAGCCAAGCAGTGCGGGACCAGAGCCCCCCATCTCCCAGGCCTCTCCTAGCCCCCCAGGACCTCTTTCCCAGACTCCTCCTATGCAGAGGCCTGTGGAGCCCCAGGAAGGACCGCACAAG AGCCTGGTGGCACACCGGGTCCCACTGAAGCCATATGCAGCACCTGTACCCCGATCCCAGTCCCTGCAGGACCAGCCTACTCGAAACCTGGCTGCCTTCCCAGCCTCCCACGACCCTGACCCTGCTGCTGTCCCTACACCCACTGCCACACCCAGTGCCCGAGGAGCTGTCATCCGCCAGAATTCAGACCCCACCTCTGAAGGGCCAGGGCCTAGCCCAAACCCTCCATCCTGGGTCCGGCCTGATAATGAGGCTCCACCTAAG GTTCCACAGAGGACCTCTTCTATCGCCACTGCCCTTAACACCAGTGGGGCCGGAGGGTCCCGGCCAGCTCAGGCTGTCCGTGCCAG ACCTCGCAGTAACTCCGCCTGGCAAATCTATCTGCAGAGGCGGGCAGAGCGGGGCACCCCCAAGCCTCCCGGGCCCCCAGCTCAGCCCCCTGGCCCGCCCAACGCCTCTAG TAACCCTGACCTCAGGAGGAGTGACCCTGGCTGGGAGCGCTCAGACAGTGTCCTCCCGGCCTCCCACGGCCACCTCCCTCAGGCTGGCTCCTTGGAGCGGAACCGAAACCGTGTGGGAG CCTCCACAAAACTGGATAGCTCTCCAGTGCTCTCCCCTGGGAACAaagccaagcctgaagaccacCGCTCAAGGCCAGGCCGGCCGGCA AGCTATAAGCGAGCAATTGGCGAG GACTTTGTGTTGCTCAAAGAGCGGACTCTGGATGAGGCCCCTAAGCCTCCCAAGAAGGCCATGGACTACTCCTCATCCAGTGAGGAGGTGGAGAgcagtgaagaggaggaggaggaaggcgatGGGGAGCCGTCAGAGGGGAGCAGAGACACTCCCGGGGGCCG CAGTGATGGTGATACAGACAGCGTCAGCACCATGGTGGTTCATGATGTTGAGGAAATATCCGGGACCCAGCCCTCATACGGCGGCGGCACCATGGTGGTCCAGCGT aCTCCTGAAGAGGAACGAAGCCTGCTGCTTGCTGATAGCAATGGCTACACAAACCTGCCTGATGTGGTCCAGCCCAGCCACTCACCTACTGAGAACAGCAAAGGTCAAAGCCCTCCAACAAAGGATGGAGGCAGTGAT TACCAGTCTCGTGGGCTGGTAAAGGCCCCAGGAAAGAGCTCATTCACCATGTTTGTGGATCTAGGGATCTACCAGCCTGGAGGCAGTGGGGACACCATCCCTATCACAG CCCTAGTGGGTGGAGAAGGTGGTCGCCTTGATCAGCTGCAGTTCGATGTGAGGAAGGGCTCTGTGGTCAACGTCAATCCCACCAACACCCGAGCTCATAGTGAAACTCCTGAAATTCGCAAGTACAAGAAGCGATTCAATTCAGAGATCCTCTGTGCAGCTCTCTGGG GGGTCAACCTCCTAGTGGGCACAGAGAATGGGCTGATGTTGCTGGACCGAAGTGGGCAGGGCAAGGTGTATGGACTTATTGGGCGACGACGCTTCCAGCAAATGGATGTCCTGGAAGGGCTCAACTTGCTCATCACCATCTCAG GGAAAAGGAACAAACTGCGGGTATATTACCTGTCCTGGCTTCGGAACAAGATTCTACACAATGACCCAGAGGTGGAAAAGAAGCAGGGGTGGACCACCGTGGGGGACATGGAGGGCTGCGGCCACTACCGTGTTG TGAAATATGAACGGATTAAATTCCTGGTCATTGCCCTGAAGAACTCCGTGGAGGTGTATGCCTGGGCCCCCAAACCCTACCACAAATTCATGGCCTTCAAG TCCTTTGCTGACCTCCCTCACCGCCCTCTACTGGTGGACCTGACAGTAGAGGAGGGACAGCGGCTCAAGGTCATCTATGGCTCCAGTGCTGGCTTCCATGCTGTGGATGTTGATTCTGGGAACAGCTATGACATCTACATCCCTGTACAT ATCCAGAGCCAGATCACACCCCACGCCATCATCTTCCTCCCCAACACTGATGGCATGGAGATGCTGCTGTGCTATGAAGATGAGGGTGTCTATGTCAACACTTACGGGCGGATCATCAAGGATGTGGTGCTGCAGTGGGGAGAGATGCCCACCTCTGTGG CCTACATCTGCTCCAACCAGATAATGGGCTGGGGTGAGAAGGCCATAGAGATCCGCTCTGTGGAGACAGGCCACCTAGATGGGGTCTTCATGCACAAGCGAGCCCAGAGGCTCAAGTTCCTGTGTGAGCGGAATGACAAG GTGTTTTTTGCCTCTGTCCGCTCTGGAGGAAGCAGCCAAGTTTACTTTATGACTCTGAACCGTAACTGCATCATGAACTGGTGA
- the Mink1 gene encoding misshapen-like kinase 1 isoform X3 yields the protein MGDPAPARSLDDIDLSALRDPAGIFELVEVVGNGTYGQVYKGRHVKTGQLAAIKVMDVTEDEEEEIKQEINMLKKYSHHRNIATYYGAFIKKSPPGNDDQLWLVMEFCGAGSVTDLVKNTKGNALKEDCIAYICREILRGLAHLHAHKVIHRDIKGQNVLLTENAEVKLVDFGVSAQLDRTVGRRNTFIGTPYWMAPEVIACDENPDATYDYRSDIWSLGITAIEMAEGAPPLCDMHPMRALFLIPRNPPPRLKSKKWSKKFTDFIDTCLIKTYLSRPPTEQLLKFPFIRDQPTERQVRIQLKDHIDRSRKKRGEKEETEYEYSGSEEEDDSHGEEGEPSSIMNVPGESTLRREFLRLQQENKSNSEALKQQQQQLQQQQQRDPEAHIKHLLHQRQRRIEEQKEERRRVEEQQRREREQRKLQEKEQQRRLEDMQALRREEERRQAEREQEYIRHRLEEEQRQLEILQQQLLQEQALLLEYKRKQLEEQRQSERLQRQLQQEHAYLKSLQQQQQQQQLQKQQQQQQILPGDRKPLYHYGRGINPADKPAWAREVEERARMNKQQNSPLAKAKPSSAGPEPPISQASPSPPGPLSQTPPMQRPVEPQEGPHKSLVAHRVPLKPYAAPVPRSQSLQDQPTRNLAAFPASHDPDPAAVPTPTATPSARGAVIRQNSDPTSEGPGPSPNPPSWVRPDNEAPPKVPQRTSSIATALNTSGAGGSRPAQAVRARPRSNSAWQIYLQRRAERGTPKPPGPPAQPPGPPNASSNPDLRRSDPGWERSDSVLPASHGHLPQAGSLERNRNRVGASTKLDSSPVLSPGNKAKPEDHRSRPGRPADFVLLKERTLDEAPKPPKKAMDYSSSSEEVESSEEEEEEGDGEPSEGSRDTPGGRSDGDTDSVSTMVVHDVEEISGTQPSYGGGTMVVQRTPEEERSLLLADSNGYTNLPDVVQPSHSPTENSKGQSPPTKDGGSDYQSRGLVKAPGKSSFTMFVDLGIYQPGGSGDTIPITALVGGEGGRLDQLQFDVRKGSVVNVNPTNTRAHSETPEIRKYKKRFNSEILCAALWGVNLLVGTENGLMLLDRSGQGKVYGLIGRRRFQQMDVLEGLNLLITISGKRNKLRVYYLSWLRNKILHNDPEVEKKQGWTTVGDMEGCGHYRVVKYERIKFLVIALKNSVEVYAWAPKPYHKFMAFKSFADLPHRPLLVDLTVEEGQRLKVIYGSSAGFHAVDVDSGNSYDIYIPVHIQSQITPHAIIFLPNTDGMEMLLCYEDEGVYVNTYGRIIKDVVLQWGEMPTSVAYICSNQIMGWGEKAIEIRSVETGHLDGVFMHKRAQRLKFLCERNDKVFFASVRSGGSSQVYFMTLNRNCIMNW from the exons gacCCTGCAGGAATCTTTGAGCTGGTGGAGGTGGTTGGCAATGGAACCTATGGGCAGGTATACAAG GGGCGGCACGTCAAGACTGGGCAGCTGGCTGCCATTAAGGTCATGGATGTCACAGAG gatgaggaggaagagatcaAACAGGAAATCAACATGTTAAAGAAGTACTCTCACCATCGCAATATTGCCACCTACTATGGGGCCTTTATCAAGAAGAGCCCTCCTGGGAACGATGACCAGCTCTGG CTGGTGATGGAGTTCTGCGGTGCTGGTTCAGTGACCGACCTGGTAAAGAACACAAAAGGGAACGCACTGAAGGAGGATTGCATTGCTTACATCTGCAGGGAGATTCTCAGG GGTCTTGCCCATCTCCATGCCCACAAGGTGATCCACCGAGATATCAAGGGACAAAATGTGCTGCTGACAGAGAATGCTGAAGTCAAGCTAG TGGATTTTGGGGTGAGTGCTCAGCTGGACCGCACTGTGGGCAGGCGGAACACTTTCATTGGGACCCCATACTGGATGGCTCCAGAAGTCATTGCCTGTGACGAGAACCCCGATGCCACCTATGACTACAGG aGTGACATTTGGTCTCTAGGAATCACAGCCATTGAAATGGCAGAGGGAGCCCCCC CTCTGTGTGACATGCACCCTATGCGGGCCCTCTTCCTCATCCCTCGGAACCCTCCCCCCAGGCTCAAGTCAAAGAAATG GTCTAAGAAGTTCACTGACTTCATCGACACGTGTCTCATCAAGACTTACCTGAGCCGCCCACCCACCGAACAGTTACTCAAATTCCCCTTCATCCGAGACCAGCCCACGGAGCGGCAGGTCCGCATCCAGCTCAAGGACCACATCGACCGCTCGCGGAAGAAGCGGGGTGAGAAAG AGGAGACAGAGTATGAGTACAGCGGCAGTGAGGAGGAAGACGACAGCCATGGAGAGGAAGGCGAGCCAAG CTCCATCATGAATGTGCCTGGTGAGTCCACACTGCGAAGAGAATTCCTCAGACTCCAGCAGGAGAATAAGAGCAACTCTGAGGCTttaaagcagcagcagcagcagctgcaacaacagcagcagcggGACCCGGAGGCACACATCAAACACCTGCTGCACCAACGGCAGCGCCGCatagaggagcagaaggaggagcgGCGACGTGTGGAAGAG CAACAGCGGCGAGAGCGAGAACAGCGTAAGCTGCAGGAGAAGGAGCAGCAGCGGCGATTGGAAGATATGCAAGCCCTACGACGAGAGGAAGAGAGGCGGCAAGCAGAGCGGGAACAG gaataTATCCGTCACAGGCTAGAGGAGGAGCAGCGACAGCTCGAGATCCTTCAGCAACAGCTGCTCCAGGAACAGGCCTTGCTGCTG GAATACAAGCGGAAGCAGCTGGAGGAGCAGCGGCAGTCGGAGCGGCTGCAGAGACAGCTGCAGCAGGAGCACGCCTACCTCAAgtccctgcagcagcagcagcagcagcagcagctccagaagcagcagcagcagcagcagatcctGCCTGGAGACAGGAAGCCCCTGTATCATTACGGTCGGGGCATAAATCCTGCTGACAAGCCAGCATGGGCCCGCGAG GTGGAAGAGAGAGCACGGATGAACAAGCAACAGAACTCTCCCTTGGCCAAGGCAAAGCCAAGCAGTGCGGGACCAGAGCCCCCCATCTCCCAGGCCTCTCCTAGCCCCCCAGGACCTCTTTCCCAGACTCCTCCTATGCAGAGGCCTGTGGAGCCCCAGGAAGGACCGCACAAG AGCCTGGTGGCACACCGGGTCCCACTGAAGCCATATGCAGCACCTGTACCCCGATCCCAGTCCCTGCAGGACCAGCCTACTCGAAACCTGGCTGCCTTCCCAGCCTCCCACGACCCTGACCCTGCTGCTGTCCCTACACCCACTGCCACACCCAGTGCCCGAGGAGCTGTCATCCGCCAGAATTCAGACCCCACCTCTGAAGGGCCAGGGCCTAGCCCAAACCCTCCATCCTGGGTCCGGCCTGATAATGAGGCTCCACCTAAG GTTCCACAGAGGACCTCTTCTATCGCCACTGCCCTTAACACCAGTGGGGCCGGAGGGTCCCGGCCAGCTCAGGCTGTCCGTGCCAG ACCTCGCAGTAACTCCGCCTGGCAAATCTATCTGCAGAGGCGGGCAGAGCGGGGCACCCCCAAGCCTCCCGGGCCCCCAGCTCAGCCCCCTGGCCCGCCCAACGCCTCTAG TAACCCTGACCTCAGGAGGAGTGACCCTGGCTGGGAGCGCTCAGACAGTGTCCTCCCGGCCTCCCACGGCCACCTCCCTCAGGCTGGCTCCTTGGAGCGGAACCGAAACCGTGTGGGAG CCTCCACAAAACTGGATAGCTCTCCAGTGCTCTCCCCTGGGAACAaagccaagcctgaagaccacCGCTCAAGGCCAGGCCGGCCGGCA GACTTTGTGTTGCTCAAAGAGCGGACTCTGGATGAGGCCCCTAAGCCTCCCAAGAAGGCCATGGACTACTCCTCATCCAGTGAGGAGGTGGAGAgcagtgaagaggaggaggaggaaggcgatGGGGAGCCGTCAGAGGGGAGCAGAGACACTCCCGGGGGCCG CAGTGATGGTGATACAGACAGCGTCAGCACCATGGTGGTTCATGATGTTGAGGAAATATCCGGGACCCAGCCCTCATACGGCGGCGGCACCATGGTGGTCCAGCGT aCTCCTGAAGAGGAACGAAGCCTGCTGCTTGCTGATAGCAATGGCTACACAAACCTGCCTGATGTGGTCCAGCCCAGCCACTCACCTACTGAGAACAGCAAAGGTCAAAGCCCTCCAACAAAGGATGGAGGCAGTGAT TACCAGTCTCGTGGGCTGGTAAAGGCCCCAGGAAAGAGCTCATTCACCATGTTTGTGGATCTAGGGATCTACCAGCCTGGAGGCAGTGGGGACACCATCCCTATCACAG CCCTAGTGGGTGGAGAAGGTGGTCGCCTTGATCAGCTGCAGTTCGATGTGAGGAAGGGCTCTGTGGTCAACGTCAATCCCACCAACACCCGAGCTCATAGTGAAACTCCTGAAATTCGCAAGTACAAGAAGCGATTCAATTCAGAGATCCTCTGTGCAGCTCTCTGGG GGGTCAACCTCCTAGTGGGCACAGAGAATGGGCTGATGTTGCTGGACCGAAGTGGGCAGGGCAAGGTGTATGGACTTATTGGGCGACGACGCTTCCAGCAAATGGATGTCCTGGAAGGGCTCAACTTGCTCATCACCATCTCAG GGAAAAGGAACAAACTGCGGGTATATTACCTGTCCTGGCTTCGGAACAAGATTCTACACAATGACCCAGAGGTGGAAAAGAAGCAGGGGTGGACCACCGTGGGGGACATGGAGGGCTGCGGCCACTACCGTGTTG TGAAATATGAACGGATTAAATTCCTGGTCATTGCCCTGAAGAACTCCGTGGAGGTGTATGCCTGGGCCCCCAAACCCTACCACAAATTCATGGCCTTCAAG TCCTTTGCTGACCTCCCTCACCGCCCTCTACTGGTGGACCTGACAGTAGAGGAGGGACAGCGGCTCAAGGTCATCTATGGCTCCAGTGCTGGCTTCCATGCTGTGGATGTTGATTCTGGGAACAGCTATGACATCTACATCCCTGTACAT ATCCAGAGCCAGATCACACCCCACGCCATCATCTTCCTCCCCAACACTGATGGCATGGAGATGCTGCTGTGCTATGAAGATGAGGGTGTCTATGTCAACACTTACGGGCGGATCATCAAGGATGTGGTGCTGCAGTGGGGAGAGATGCCCACCTCTGTGG CCTACATCTGCTCCAACCAGATAATGGGCTGGGGTGAGAAGGCCATAGAGATCCGCTCTGTGGAGACAGGCCACCTAGATGGGGTCTTCATGCACAAGCGAGCCCAGAGGCTCAAGTTCCTGTGTGAGCGGAATGACAAG GTGTTTTTTGCCTCTGTCCGCTCTGGAGGAAGCAGCCAAGTTTACTTTATGACTCTGAACCGTAACTGCATCATGAACTGGTGA